One Cuculus canorus isolate bCucCan1 chromosome 1, bCucCan1.pri, whole genome shotgun sequence DNA segment encodes these proteins:
- the EIF2S3 gene encoding eukaryotic translation initiation factor 2 subunit 3 yields MAGDEAGVTLGQPHLSRQDLAALDVTKLTPLSPEVISRQATINIGTIGHVAHGKSTVVKAISGVHTVRFKNELERNITIKLGYANAKIYKLDDPSCSRPECYRSCGSSTPDEFPTDIPGTKGNFKLVRHVSFVDCPGHDILMATMLNGAAVMDAALLLIAGNESCPQPQTSEHLAAIEIMKLKHILILQNKIDLVKESQAKEQYEQILAFVQGTVAEGAPIIPISAQLKYNIEVVCEYIVKKIPVPLRDFTSEPRLIVIRSFDVNKPGCEVDDLKGGVAGGSILKGVLKVGQEIEVRPGIVSKDSEGKLMCKPIFSKIVSLFAEHNDLQYAAPGGLIGVGTKIDPTLCRADRMVGQVLGAVGALPEIFTELEISYFLLRRLLGVRTEGDKKAAKVQKLSKNEVLMVNIGSLSTGGRVSAVKADLGKIVLTNPVCTEVGEKIALSRRVEKHWRLIGWGQIRRGVTIKPTVDDD; encoded by the exons gtaCAATTGGCCATGTAGCCCATGGAAAGTCAACAGTAGTCAAAGCTATATCTGGAGTTCATACTGTCAGATTTAAAAATGAACTGGAAAGAAACATCACCATCAAGCTGGGTTATGCTAATGCAAAG ATTTACAAGTTGGATGACCCAAGCTGTTCCCGGCCTGAGTGTTACCGATCGTGTGGAAGTAGCACCCCTGATGAGTTCCCTACGGATATTCCTGGCACCAAAGGGAACTTTAAACTAGTGAG GCATGTCTCTTTTGTGGATTGTCCTGGCCACGATATTTTGATGGCTACTATGTTGAACGGTGCAGCAGTAATGGATGCAGCTTTACTGTTGATAG ctggTAATGAGTCCTGCCCTCAACCCCAGACCTCAGAACATCTAGCTGCTATAGAGATTATgaaactgaaacacattttGATTCTACAGAATAAGATTGACTTGGTGAAGGAGAGTCAGGCTAAAGAACAGTATGAACAGATTCTTGCATTTGTACAAG GTACAGTTGCAGAAGGAGCTCCAATAATTCCAATCTCAGCACAGTTGAAATACAACATTGAGGTAGTTTGCGAGTATATAGTGAAGAAAATCCCAGTCCCTTTGCGAGACTTCACATCTGAACCAAGGCTCATTG tAATTAGATCTTTTGATGTCAACAAGCCTGGTTGTGAAGTTGATGACCTTAAGGGGGGTGTTGCTGGTGGCAGTATTCTAAAGGGTGTTTTAAAG GTGGGTCAGGAAATTGAAGTCCGGCCTGGTATAGTGTCCAAGGACAGTGAAGGAAAGCTCATGTGCAAGCCAATCTTTTCCAAAATAGTGTCACTCTTTGCCGAACACAATGATCTGCAATATGCTGCTCCAGGAGGTCTTATAG GTGTTGGAACTAAGATTGATCCAACTTTGTGTCGAGCTGACCGAATGGTAGGCCAAGTTCTTGGTGCAGTTGGAGCACTGCCAGAAATATTTACAGAGCTAGAGATTTCCTATTTCTTGCTGAGACGACTGTTAGGTGTGCGCACCGAAGGAGACAAGAAAGCTGCCAAG GTGCAAAAATTATCAAAGAATGAAGTTTTAATGGTAAACATAGGATCCTTATCTACTGGAGGGAGAGTCAGTGCAGTGAAGGCTGATTTGGGGAAGATTGTGCTAACTAATCCGGTATGCACAGAAGTTGGAGAAAAAATTGCCCTGAGTCGAAGAGTTGAGAAACACTGGCG tttaaTTGGTTGGGGTCAAATTAGAAGAGGAGTGACAATCAAGCCAACTGTTGATGACGACTGA